The DNA window gggaattcctttcagaattcccagctttgccgagtgccagggccagggcacccggcaaagcctcaaaaattaattttttttattttgttttttgattctataatcacaaacacagcatataaaagatatatatcacatctgaagcatcacaaagacaatatagcacatatatatcacatccatctcatcacaaactcaatcccacacatatatatcacatcgcgaatacaatacctcacatacacgacatcacaaacatgataggtccaattaccatcgaaacaagtcgatagtggatcacagtgcatcacatgtccatcaagcggtgaaaaagagatacaaactaaaggtggggaggaaactgagtgtCTGGCGAAGGAAACTCGGCACCGCCTGCTTGCGCTTGAGATGGGTCATTCGAACCCGCCGgcggaggctgcataaaggacaagagattcaggcgcttagagtgggtcatctaatgaaagcactagtcgaagcaatatggattcatactcactggactagctacaactggtggcggcgctggagcgaacatcggcacagatacaccgttcacttgcccaaagttctgcaggaacatcgtaatctccgccagctgcttggcctgtctctcccgctcggcccactcggcttgtctttcccgctcagccacctcggtcctcgccgccaggtcccgcagctcctgTGCCATCCTCTCGttatcggcctgcaacatttcaatcgaatgttttagtaatgtaaaggtaactaagttatgtaaagatcaatgtacgaagagttaaactggactaacctggagtgcgtcgacccgctgctgtgaaggggacggccgttggcgtatggccgggcctccgctcggggtacttgctcggatctgggagagggagggaacagAGCCAGACTCAAGGGTGCCATCGCcaagccagtaccgcccatgcttcttgccctgTCCGATCCTCATGATAGTCGTGCCATCAATGTTGTCGGTGCTCGGATCCCAGTCTGGCCCCTGGACCGACCTTGCGTCCGACGCGTAGGAGCTGATGCGGGTGTGGGTGCTCGGGTTGCTGTACGACTTGGGTGGGTCATCCGGGCTGAAGGTGACAGCGGAAGTCGCCTTTCCCTTGCGGGCCAGTCCATACGCCATGAACGTGGacaaaggctggccaccatgcgacgccgactgcgagaaagacaacaagatgattagaagaaacatgcagaatggagcgtcagaatactaaaaatgaattcacgtacccaagcttgcttgtacgcgctgaggctgcggctgccttggtggtgtgtgGGGCCTGTCGCCTGCAAAGCCCGCTCCCGGTGGGCTTCGTGTTCCTAGATAGAACCCtctgtgaaccacctgtccacgatcatctcccagcagtcggcaaaggactcgcaccaccatggaatcatctacatgtcataaagaatttgagatgtaagatgaccaaatgaaagctacttaatctcaaaacgaatcagtattattcttcttcatttacctcaatgtACTGTTCCCGGGTCAGAGGCATctgtcttgcctgtgtcttgCTGACTTTCTGACCAAGTCGCGTGGCGTAGTACTTGATGATGCAAGTGAGGcgctcctcgtagtgcatgtcgctGATGCGTTTCCTGGCACTTTTCACCAAGTTCTTCTCCGCCCTCTCCTCCTGTCCCTCTTCACACCTAAAAAAAGTCTGCAgacagacacaatgtatcaattcattatgtcaaaaagtgtcaaatgaatgcgatgtattgatcaaagttgtgcgaacgagacttacccagaactctctcctgacccgctcctgcttgtcttCATAATCTGCGTCGGGGGCAGATTTGTAGTGGTCCCACGATTTGGCCGGCCCCATAGTCCCCTTGTGCGTGACAATGCTGGGGTAATAGTGCCTGCACACAAGCCCCAAGATGTGGTTGGGGTTGCGTGAGTCACCAGGCGACACAACCTCCCAGTGCCTGCacaagtcattaacaaacattattagtttctctaACAATTTTCAACAGGTTATATGAAGTAGCTGTGATTAAATCTAAAGTTAGTTACCTATCCCCCTGGGGGCGGATCACTGGGCGTAGGGGAAGAAGCGAAGGCCCAGGGAGTTttgagggacctcgcaagtaggggCTAGCCGCAACAGAGGCAGTGGAACTACTTCCGGCCTCGCCGCCGTCCTGTGCCTCTCCCTCGCTGTCCGTCGCCCGAACCTCGTCCTGTTGCCAGAACCTACTCGTCCTCTGAGGAGTTCGTGGTACGGTGCTCCTCCGGCATGTCACGCGGCCTGACTAGAGGAGGCCGGCCCCTCCTGCTGCCGCTCCCGCTACCGCTGCTCctggccctctgcctcctcccgtcCGATGCGTTCTCTCCGGCATCTGCATCCTGACGTGCCCTCTGGTACCTCGAGTTCACGTTCCTTGGCCCACTGCCGCCCGCCATCTttattcaatcacctgcaattaaaaagaaacaaacaagacatcattacatgtattagaaatagatgctaagtaaataaacaaaacacgattacaaaataacatagtattacatgtattagaagtaatcatcattattgggattatctggatcatatgtctcgtcatcactatcaaaattgtccaaataaacaagactgtccgaaggttcaatgttgccttcatcgtcatcatctaaatgtaatcgctcaagcatttctatgtccttggcattttgcacctcatctccttcttccttgtcatcaaccctttcattgtctacttccattccaatcgcctcggttaagtctatcaccaacctcccttgtagcccatcttcttgatagaactctccatcatatgtgtttgggttgaagttgtaatcttcatcgtttgggatagctagtctaccatgtggcgatacctggtgcacaatagaccaaccctgaagagccttgttgccttggcatgcgtatgacaaataataaacctGCATGGCCTGATCCGccacaataaagacatcttttcCTTGATAGATGGAATCgtgtcgaatctcgacttgaccaatattagggctccgtttcgttagtcgaggattgaaccagtggcatttgaacatgaccaGACGAAGAGGTTTCGAACCATAAAATTCAAGTTCATagatatcttcaattatgccatgatactcaaggccatcagtgccgggagtACAAACTCCGCTGTTAGTGGTTTTTCGATGGGGCCGAGCTCGCTCGTAGcttcttgtgtgaaagcgatatccattcacatcataacctgaATAAGCTTTCACCTTACTGTTcgaagccatttgcaacctgtctcaactccttaCTCATAGTTGCATCGGTTTGGGCCTGCAAGCGCAAGAAGGAAAGATTGCCGGACTAAGTACGCGAAACTCGGAATCTCGAACTAGGTACGAGGTAAATTGGACAATACCTttgttttgaaccaagaaatgaaattgggCCTCCCTGCTCCTGgaccccgtgaaagaagggtgtcggtttgccgtggggtaggatcccttggttGATGCCAGGATACACGAATAAATTCCCTGTGCACACGAGAATAGTGACAGCGTATTTAAACAAGTTCTTTGAGAATAGTGACAGCGTATTTAAACAAGTTCTTTGAGAACTTACTCAATGAACGACTTCACCTCGGGTAGGTTGtggaacacatatagcatgatcatgcgccactcttcattttccaacctcttattggtcgatccacttgacctgccgagttgcccttggaaaaggctaaggTTGGATTCATTCTCGTCAACATTGtagcgagggagtggattatcCTGCCAACCATTCATTCTATTAATTTTCTCCTGTTTCTATTTTTTGTAACTTTTttcacctcctctagaatggaagcctctgcaatggaagcctcaattttggctttatttctacattttttgcgaacggccttcagacatctctcgattgggtagcaccaacgggcctgcacgggcccccccatacgtgcctcatacgggaggtgcacaatcaaatgctgcatcgacaagaagaagccgggtggaaagatcttctccaacttacaaagcaactcaggtgccactttctccaagtttgcaaccatggtccgagatagctccttggcacaaagctggtggaagaaatagctcaactctgccagcactagccagagatGCTCAGGAACGTAGCCTcgtaccatcgccggaagaagccgctcaatccatacgtggtagtcatgactcttcatgccgttgactcgcatagtgcctaagttcactcccctgctcaggttcgctgcatacccatcagggaacattaacgccttgatccatggtagtacttccctcctttgttcggttttcaagacgaaatcggccttaggccttttccagtgcTTGCCGTTTGTAGGAGGCCGCATCACTTGCTGTGGTCTATCGCATAAtgtcgccaggtccactctagccttagggttgtccttagacttgtcagtgtccatgagtgttgcccaaagtgcgtcggtgatattcttttcagtgtgcattacatcaatgttatggggtagtaggaggtcatcgaaataggggagcctcgtcaagccagacttatgagtccacatgtgttgctcaccatatcccacaaaaccaccttcttcattgggcaagagagcatctatctgagcatgaacctcggcaccagtcttcaAGTGCGGTCTAGGGTCCGTGACTGCGACACCTTTCCTAAAGTTCTTGGTGTCCTGTCAGAATGGATGGTTGGaatctaggaattgacgatgttgatcgaacgacgaatacttaccacccttcttcaaccaaatgaacctcatagcttcctggcatattgggcacgggaacttcccgtgaacacaccaggtgctgaataacccatacgccaggaagtcatgcatggagtactggtaccagactgtacattttgaagctttcctttgtagctcggtcgtatgtccataccccttcattccaagctttgatcaactcatcaatcacaggctctaatgaacacacccatcttactccctgGGTGCCcgggaattatcaacgtcaagatcacgttatgtcgttgaaaggcgacgccaggggggagattgagggggataacaaacacgggccaacatgtgtaaggggcagacatcatgccataaggattgaacccatctgttgccagcgcgacacgtacattacgagcctcatcggaTTTCAAACGATGCTTATCATTAAagctggtccatgcttcaccatcagatggatgcaccatcttgtcaggatggtagcgtttgccattcttgtgccatgtcatctatttcgcggtttcctcggtcatgaatagcctttgAATCCTCGACACGaagggaaggtgccgtaggactcgGGCGGGTATCTTAAGCTGGGTCTTctggccaccaccatcaccagactctacctccaggaacctggaggctttacacttcggacagtactttgcctccttgagtTCTTCCCTGAAATAGGACACActccgttcggacaagcatgtatctgctcatatggcatcttcagTGCTTTAAGGAGCTTGTGTGCCTCGTACATGGTCTTCGGCAACACATGGTTttttggaagcagggtgccaaccacggccaacaccttatcgaagccttctcgactctagtttaaatcggacttcaaccccatcaagCGACTTATGGCATCCAGCTGGGAGACCTCAGAAtgagcgtgaaggggtttctgtgtcgagtccatcatgtacttgaacgcatctacggctacctgcatctccgcctcctcacgtccttcagcaaactagtgcttggtgaacgtcatctaccatgtctgctacccctggcatcagcatcgaaagcctcgacgcgttgtctcaccacctcctctctcatacgatcggcttcaccatggtggacccaccgagGTGTAGTTCGGCGTAAACCCATTCTTGTGCAGATGTGTACCCATGAGTTCCTTGTCTAGCATTCTCCTGTTACCAcacttgctgcagggacacaaagccaTTTTCGGGAATTTtgcggccttgccaaatgcacgatTCAAGAAACTGATCGGTCTTCTGCATCCATTCATAGCTGGCATCACCCTGACTtgtccggcccgtgtacatccactgacggtcctccatcctctagcatatataacatcaccacaggtgaccatcaattgcatctacgcggtgtccctactc is part of the Miscanthus floridulus cultivar M001 chromosome 9, ASM1932011v1, whole genome shotgun sequence genome and encodes:
- the LOC136482750 gene encoding uncharacterized protein, encoding MGPAKSWDHYKSAPDADYEDKQERVRREFWTFFRCEEGQEERAEKNLVKSARKRISDMHYEERLTCIIKYYATRLGQKVSKTQARQMPLTREQYIEMIPWWCESFADCWEMIVDRWFTEGSI
- the LOC136480437 gene encoding uncharacterized protein, whose protein sequence is MAYGLARKGKATSAVTFSPDDPPKSYSNPSTHTRISSYASDARSVQGPDWDPSTDNIDGTTIMRIGQGKKHGRYWLGDGTLESGSVPSLSQIRASTPSGGPAIRQRPSPSQQRVDALQADNERMAQELRDLAARTEVAERERQAEWAERERQAKQLAEITMFLQNFGQVNGVSVPMFAPAPPPVVASPPPPAGSNDPSQAQAGGAEFPSPDTQFPPHL